In Portunus trituberculatus isolate SZX2019 chromosome 44, ASM1759143v1, whole genome shotgun sequence, a single window of DNA contains:
- the LOC123519020 gene encoding serine protease 30-like, with protein sequence MDVRVCCLLLFVAASWVPSLAYDFVIRPRHGELTVLHKRGQNASREDTITPKLGIQPVDSSHEGTIKLKQGGNPLAPKLLEIFGKPRQDGDPVECQGTKTVIVGNEGIRITSPNYPNNYPNSEDCVVTINAVTNECKLEINCDDFQIQDSENCRKDFLLIREDRLTKEKFCGNEEFVYMSNKETLKLRFRSNRQITDKGFSCFVRSVCPTCNIGSCQCGVVNSARIVGGEEVDPPNNYPWHVGIKFLGNSNYWCGGSIINDQYVLTAAHCVDDITSIEGLVVGVADHNMASTDEDIPDVTRLVAVQEIIVHPDYNSATIDSDIALLRLSETLDVYQGDQIRPVCLPADDSSTYAGEMATATGWGTLESGGSQSSVLQEVTMPILEPSCPGMPSSYITENMLCAGLEEGGKDTCQGDSGGPLVQNYFSKYVQVGITSWGFGCADAGSPGVYTRVSKFLDWICANTADATYCQ encoded by the exons ATGGACGTGAGAGTCTGTTGCCTCTTG CTGTTTGTCGCCGCATCGTGGGTGCCCAGCCTGGCCTATGACTTTGTGATAAGGCCCAGACACGGAGAACTCACTGTCCTTCACAAACGAGGACAAAACGCCAGCCGTGAAGACACCATTACGCCCAAGCTGGGAATACAACCGGTAGATAGCAGTCATGAAGGAACCATTAAGCTCAAGCAGGGAGGAAACCCCCTGGCTCCCAAACTGCTTGAAATCTTTGGGAAGCCCAGGCAGGATGGAGACCCCGTGGAGTGCCAAGGAACAAAAACagta ATAGTGGGTAACGAGGGGATCAGGATCACCAGCCCGAATTACCCAAACAACTATCCcaacagtgaagactgtgtagTGACGATTAACGCCGTGACCAATGAATGCAAGCTGGAGATTAATTGCGATGACTTCCAGATACAGGATTCTGAGAATTGCAGAAAAGACTTCCTGCTGATTAGGGAGGATAGATTGACGAAGGAAAAATTCTGTGGTAACGAGGAATTTGTATACATGAGTAAcaaagaaacactaaaactcAGGTTCAGATCCAATCGGCAGATAACAGACAAAGGATTCTCTTGCTTCGTTCGCTCCGTATGTCCAACGTGTAACATAGGATCCTGTCAGTGCGGCGTTGTTAATTCAGCGAGGATCGTGGGCGGGGAAGAGGTAGATCCTCCCAACAATTACCCGTGGCATGTGGGAATAAAGTTTCTTGGGAACAGTAACTACTGGTGTGGCGGCTCCATCATTAACGACCAGTATGTCCTGACCGCCGCCCACTGTGTTGACGACATAACATCTATAGAGGGgctggtggtgggcgtggctgACCACAACATGGCATCCACCGATGAGGACATACCGGACGTCACCCGCCTGGTAGCCGTTCAGGAGATTATTGTGCATCCTGATTATAATTCCGCGACCATTGACAGTGATATAGCGCTACTCCGGTTGTCAGAAACGCTGGACGTGTATCAAGGCGATCAGATTCGCCCCGTGTGTCTGCCCGCCGATGATTCCAGCACCTATGCAGGTGAAATGGCCACAGCGACAGGTTGGGGCACACTTGAATCTGGGGGAAGTCAGTCATCAGTACTGCAGGAAGTCACAATGCCTATACTGGAACCCTCTTGCCCCGGAATGCCTTCGAGTTATATCACTGAAAATATGCTGTGTGCTGGCCTTGAAGAAGGTGGTAAGGACACCTGCCAGGGGGACTCAGGAGGTCCGCTTGTGCAAAATTATTTTTCCAAGTACGTGCAGGTTGGCATCACCTCCTGGGGCTTTGGATGTGCCGACGCTGGCAGCCCTGGCGTGTATACGAGGGTGAGCAAGTTCCTTGACTGGATCTGCGCTAATACTGCTGACGCCACCTACTGCCAGTAG